Proteins encoded by one window of Xanthomonas sp. DAR 80977:
- the cysN gene encoding sulfate adenylyltransferase subunit CysN: MSRDLGFGIGDSERQFSAVDAGRGGDAVTNPESRIPNPGGDAIAAYLQQHEQKPLLRFITCGSVDDGKSTLIGRLLYDSKRLFDDQLAALSADSKRHGTRGGEIDYALLLDGLAAEREQGITIDVAYRYFDTDRRKFIVADCPGHEQYTRNMATGASTADVAVVLVDARKGLLTQTRRHSYIVSLLGIRHVVLAVNKMDLVGFDQATFDAIAASYGALAAQLGIAQVQCIPLSALDGDNLSQRSARTPWYAGPALLEHLEGLDLAARDADSGLRLPVQWVNRPNQQFRGFAGTLAAGQVRPGDAVVVLPSARRSTVARVLDGNGDVDQAVAGQAVTLTLADEIDISRGDVIAAAGDPPEVADQFAAHLLWMDDAALLPGRPYWLKIGTRTVSASVSEIKHRIDVNTQERLAAKRLELNEVGYCNLALDEAIAFEPYARNRALGGFILIDRQSNATVAAGTLDFALRRAGNVHWQHLDVDRAARARIKGQAPKVLWFTGLSGAGKSTVANLVEKRLHALGYHTFILDGDNVRHGLNRDLGFTDEDRVENIRRVAEVARLMTDAGLIVLVSFISPFRAERRMARERFAEGDFVEVFVDVPLHVAEARDVKGLYAKARAGQIPNFTGIDSPYEAPEQPELHLRADGDNAEALAAQVLAWLDAHD, translated from the coding sequence ATGAGCCGGGATTTGGGATTCGGGATTGGGGATTCGGAAAGGCAGTTCTCCGCCGTGGACGCAGGAAGGGGTGGGGACGCTGTTACGAATCCCGAATCCCGAATCCCGAATCCCGGCGGCGACGCCATCGCCGCCTACCTGCAGCAACACGAACAGAAGCCGCTGCTGCGCTTCATCACCTGCGGCAGCGTCGACGACGGCAAGAGCACGCTGATCGGGCGCCTGCTGTACGACAGCAAGCGCCTGTTCGACGACCAGCTCGCCGCGCTCAGCGCCGACAGCAAGCGCCACGGCACCCGCGGCGGCGAGATCGACTACGCGCTGCTGCTCGACGGCCTGGCCGCCGAGCGCGAGCAGGGCATCACCATCGACGTGGCCTACCGCTACTTCGACACCGACCGGCGCAAGTTCATCGTCGCCGACTGCCCGGGCCACGAGCAGTACACCCGCAACATGGCCACCGGTGCGTCCACCGCCGACGTGGCGGTGGTGCTGGTCGATGCGCGCAAGGGCCTGCTGACCCAGACCCGTCGCCACAGCTACATCGTCTCGCTGCTCGGCATCCGCCACGTGGTGCTGGCGGTCAACAAGATGGACCTGGTCGGCTTCGACCAGGCCACCTTCGATGCGATCGCCGCCAGTTATGGGGCGCTGGCCGCGCAGCTGGGCATCGCCCAGGTGCAGTGCATCCCGCTGTCGGCGCTGGACGGCGACAACCTGTCGCAGCGCTCCGCGCGCACGCCGTGGTACGCCGGCCCGGCCTTGCTCGAACACCTGGAAGGCCTGGACCTGGCCGCGCGCGATGCCGACAGCGGCCTGCGCCTGCCGGTGCAGTGGGTCAACCGCCCGAACCAGCAGTTCCGCGGCTTCGCCGGCACGCTCGCGGCCGGCCAGGTGCGTCCCGGCGATGCGGTGGTGGTGCTGCCGTCGGCGCGCCGTTCCACCGTGGCGCGGGTGCTGGACGGCAACGGCGACGTGGACCAGGCCGTGGCCGGGCAGGCGGTGACGCTGACCTTGGCCGACGAGATCGACATCAGCCGCGGCGACGTGATCGCCGCCGCCGGCGACCCGCCGGAAGTGGCCGACCAGTTCGCCGCGCACCTGCTGTGGATGGACGATGCCGCGCTGCTGCCGGGGCGCCCGTACTGGCTGAAGATCGGCACCCGCACGGTGTCTGCCAGCGTCAGCGAGATCAAGCACCGCATCGACGTGAACACACAGGAGCGGCTGGCGGCCAAGCGCCTGGAGTTGAACGAGGTCGGCTACTGCAACCTGGCGCTGGACGAGGCGATCGCGTTCGAGCCGTACGCGCGCAACCGCGCGCTCGGCGGCTTCATCCTGATCGACCGGCAGAGCAACGCCACCGTCGCCGCCGGCACCCTGGACTTCGCGCTGCGCCGCGCCGGCAACGTGCACTGGCAGCACCTGGACGTGGACCGCGCGGCGCGCGCGCGGATCAAGGGCCAGGCGCCGAAGGTGCTGTGGTTCACTGGCCTGTCCGGCGCCGGCAAGTCCACCGTGGCCAACCTGGTGGAGAAGCGCCTGCATGCGCTCGGCTACCACACCTTCATCCTCGATGGCGACAACGTGCGCCACGGGCTGAACCGCGATCTGGGCTTCACCGACGAGGACCGGGTCGAGAACATCCGCCGCGTCGCCGAGGTGGCGCGCCTGATGACCGATGCCGGGCTGATCGTGCTGGTCAGCTTCATCTCGCCGTTCCGCGCCGAGCGGCGCATGGCCCGCGAGCGCTTCGCCGAGGGCGACTTCGTCGAGGTGTTCGTCGACGTGCCACTGCACGTGGCCGAGGCGCGCGACGTGAAGGGGTTGTACGCCAAGGCGCGCGCCGGGCAGATCCCCAACTTCACCGGCATCGATTCGCCGTACGAGGCGCCGGAGCAGCCGGAGCTGCACCTGCGCGCCGACGGCGACAACGCCGAGGCGCTGGCGGCGCAGGTGCTGGCCTGGCTGGACGCGCACGACTGA
- the cysD gene encoding sulfate adenylyltransferase subunit CysD, with amino-acid sequence MRSSALSHLDRLEAESIHILREVAAEFRNPVLLYSVGKDSSVLLHLLLKAFAPAPPPIPLLHVDTRWKFREMIAFRDRRASETGVDLRVHINPDGIAQDIGPFTHGATVHTDVMKTQGLKQALDQGRFDAAIGGARRDEEKARAKERVFSFRNDKHRWDPKNQRPELWNLYNARVHAGESVRVFPLSNWTELDIWLYIYREAIPVVPLYFAAERPVVERDGALILVDDARLPLRAGEVPQLRQVRFRTLGCYPLTGAVESQADTLEKIIAEMLLTTTSERQGRVIDQDPGASMEKKKLEGYF; translated from the coding sequence ATGCGTTCTTCCGCCCTGTCCCACCTCGACCGGCTCGAGGCCGAAAGCATCCACATCCTGCGCGAGGTGGCCGCCGAGTTCCGCAATCCGGTGCTGCTGTATTCGGTGGGCAAGGACAGTTCGGTGCTGCTGCACCTGCTGCTGAAGGCGTTCGCGCCGGCGCCGCCGCCGATCCCGCTGCTGCACGTGGACACGCGCTGGAAGTTCCGCGAGATGATCGCGTTCCGCGACCGCCGCGCCTCCGAGACCGGGGTGGACCTGCGCGTGCACATCAACCCCGACGGCATCGCCCAGGACATCGGCCCGTTCACGCACGGCGCCACCGTGCACACCGACGTGATGAAGACCCAGGGCCTGAAGCAGGCGCTGGACCAGGGCAGGTTCGACGCGGCGATCGGCGGCGCGCGCCGCGACGAGGAGAAGGCACGGGCCAAGGAGCGGGTGTTCTCGTTCCGCAACGACAAGCACCGCTGGGACCCGAAGAACCAGCGCCCGGAGCTGTGGAATCTGTACAACGCCCGCGTCCATGCCGGCGAGAGCGTACGCGTGTTCCCGCTGTCCAACTGGACCGAGCTGGACATCTGGCTGTACATCTACCGCGAAGCGATTCCGGTGGTGCCGCTGTATTTCGCGGCCGAACGCCCGGTGGTGGAGCGCGACGGCGCGCTGATCCTGGTGGACGACGCGCGGCTGCCGCTGCGCGCAGGCGAAGTGCCGCAGCTGCGGCAGGTGCGCTTCCGCACCCTGGGCTGCTATCCGCTGACCGGCGCGGTCGAGTCGCAGGCCGACACGCTGGAGAAGATCATCGCCGAGATGCTGCTGACCACCACCTCGGAGCGGCAGGGGCGGGTGATCGACCAGGATCCGGGCGCGTCGATGGAGAAGAAGAAGCTGGAAGGGTATTTCTGA
- a CDS encoding assimilatory sulfite reductase (NADPH) flavoprotein subunit produces the protein MTAASPALPPSPLPDERKVLLARTVEGLDAASLWWLSGYAAGLAQGQGHAPPSLAVLPGGAAASHSPQRLSVVYGSQTGNARRAAEQLAAEAEAAGLSVRLLRADAYPARELTSERLLYVVISTQGEGDPPDDAIGLVEFLQGRRAPKLPELKYAVLGLGDSSYADFCGIGKRIDARLAELGAQRVLPPGEADLDIDTVAAPWRAQALAQARELLKGPAVPSATVTPLRGAATASWSHERPFAAEVLANQRISGRDFKGPRYAAHGEADKDVRHLELSLAGSGLHYEPGDALGIRHRNPPALVEAVLTATRLDGHADVTVGAETLPLHEWLATHRELTRASRPFLAAVARRAAAPALEQLLDPTQTAGLAALLADHQVIDVLRRWPADWDHSALLEALRPLAPRLYSIASSRKRVGDEVHLTVDVLAYQAHGHAHGGAASGHLAALAEGDSAAVYIEPNERFRVPADASRDILMIGPGTGVAPFRGFVQERAESGASGRNWLFFGARHFNQDFLYQAEWQQALRSGELQRLELAFSRDVQPLRDGNVPGKVYVQQRLREHGREVYDWLQHGAHLYVCGAIGMGKDVHATLQQIVAEHGAHSAEDAAAYLTALQREGRYARDVY, from the coding sequence ATGACCGCCGCCTCGCCCGCGTTGCCGCCCAGCCCCTTGCCCGACGAGCGCAAGGTGCTGCTGGCGCGGACGGTGGAGGGGCTGGATGCGGCCAGCCTGTGGTGGCTGTCCGGCTATGCCGCCGGCCTGGCCCAGGGCCAGGGCCATGCGCCGCCGTCGCTGGCGGTGCTGCCGGGCGGCGCCGCGGCCAGCCACAGCCCGCAGCGGCTGAGCGTGGTCTACGGCAGCCAGACCGGCAATGCCCGCCGCGCCGCCGAACAGCTGGCCGCCGAGGCCGAGGCCGCCGGGCTGAGCGTGCGCCTGCTGCGCGCCGATGCCTACCCGGCCCGCGAGTTGACCAGCGAGCGCCTGTTGTACGTGGTCATCAGCACCCAGGGCGAAGGCGATCCGCCGGACGATGCGATCGGCCTGGTCGAGTTCCTGCAGGGCCGGCGCGCACCCAAGCTGCCGGAACTGAAGTACGCGGTGCTCGGCCTGGGCGATTCCAGCTACGCCGACTTCTGCGGCATCGGCAAGCGCATCGACGCGCGCCTGGCCGAACTCGGCGCGCAGCGGGTGCTGCCGCCGGGCGAGGCCGACCTGGACATCGACACCGTGGCGGCGCCGTGGCGCGCGCAGGCGCTGGCGCAGGCACGCGAGCTGCTGAAGGGCCCGGCCGTGCCGTCGGCGACGGTGACCCCGTTGCGCGGCGCCGCCACCGCCAGCTGGAGCCACGAGCGCCCGTTCGCCGCCGAGGTGCTGGCCAACCAGCGCATCAGCGGCCGCGACTTCAAGGGTCCGCGCTATGCCGCGCATGGCGAGGCCGACAAGGACGTGCGCCACCTGGAGCTGTCGCTGGCCGGCAGCGGCCTGCACTACGAGCCCGGCGACGCGCTGGGCATCCGCCACCGCAATCCGCCGGCGCTGGTCGAGGCGGTGTTGACGGCGACGCGACTGGACGGTCATGCCGACGTCACCGTCGGCGCGGAGACTCTGCCCCTGCACGAGTGGCTCGCCACGCACCGCGAACTGACCCGGGCATCGCGGCCATTCCTGGCCGCGGTCGCCCGCCGCGCAGCCGCGCCGGCGCTGGAACAGCTGCTCGACCCCACCCAGACCGCCGGTCTGGCGGCGTTGCTGGCCGATCACCAGGTGATCGACGTGCTGCGCCGCTGGCCGGCGGATTGGGACCACAGCGCGCTGCTGGAGGCGCTGCGGCCCCTGGCCCCGCGCCTGTACTCGATCGCCTCCAGCCGCAAGCGGGTCGGCGACGAGGTCCACCTCACCGTCGACGTGCTGGCCTACCAGGCGCACGGCCACGCCCATGGCGGCGCGGCCAGCGGCCATCTGGCCGCCCTGGCCGAGGGCGACAGTGCCGCGGTCTACATCGAACCCAACGAACGCTTCCGGGTGCCGGCCGACGCCAGCCGCGACATCCTGATGATCGGCCCCGGCACCGGCGTGGCACCGTTCCGCGGCTTCGTCCAGGAACGCGCCGAGAGCGGCGCCAGCGGCCGCAACTGGCTGTTCTTCGGCGCCCGCCACTTCAACCAGGACTTCCTGTACCAGGCCGAGTGGCAGCAGGCGCTGCGCAGCGGCGAGCTGCAGCGGCTGGAGCTGGCGTTCTCGCGCGACGTGCAGCCGCTGCGCGACGGCAACGTGCCGGGCAAGGTGTACGTGCAGCAGCGCCTGCGCGAGCACGGCCGCGAGGTCTACGACTGGCTGCAGCACGGCGCGCACCTGTACGTGTGCGGCGCGATCGGCATGGGCAAGGACGTGCACGCCACGCTGCAGCAGATCGTGGCCGAGCACGGCGCGCACAGCGCCGAAGACGCGGCCGCCTACCTCACGGCGCTGCAGCGGGAGGGACGGTATGCGCGCGATGTCTATTGA